CCAAAAATTGGTTAAAAatgttgatgatgatggtctcgcctcatacccctacaaaggtgtgagctggacgatttatctaaatgataataaatattgcatcacatattttaaccagttaaaacgatctggttaatccagcaggtatagattctccttctaaagtacaactgagaacaagaaaacattcaaatatttccgatttactatccagggttattcTAGAAAATTTCCTACCCGGGAAGATCTttgaacaaatcaggaatcgaacccgatatctttgtcagtatcagtgtaaaacacatcAGTTCAACGTGTCAATAATCACATTTCTCAAAGAAAcacacactgataaaaatcgacacgttgAACTGATGTGGTTTACACTTAATTTCGTCGCATTTGATTCGACACTTTAATTGTAGATGTAaatctattcaaataaaattatgttgatttctATTGATAAtaccagggtggcaagtgaccgggaaaaagtcgggaattttagtgcaaatccgaggaaaaatttactagccctaatcttagtaacgaaTTTCACTATCATGATTTTCCTATCCAACAAGTAAAAAGTTGAAGGCaatattcaattttatttttaaatgggaAGTTCAGTAAAAGCAACTCTACAAGCAATTTGACACAGCATATGAATTCGCACGTTTAAGTTGATTTATACTTATTCATATTGTTTATAAATAACGGTACACAACTAAAATTCTGTATATATGTTTTAATAACTATCGTATCTACAAAATTACAACCCATCAACAACCTGTAATTAATTATCGATTGGCTGCAGACTATCATTCTCAACCCTGTGCTCGAGATCCATTAGGCTCAGGTTGATTTTATAAACCGATTCAATTTCCTTCCCGGTGAGAAACATGGAAAGCATCAAATTGAATGCCACCAGTCCAATAACAGCCATGGTTATGGGGCTGCTCATTTTCCGATAGAGCATAAACACTTCGCGGGGTTGCGCAGTGATCGATGGCAGCCGGTAGGTGAAGTGACGGGTAGCAAActgaaaaaccaaaacaaaagaAGTACAGTTTTCAAGGAGCAAACTGCGGAATAATTTCCTACCATAAAGGCCGATATCGGAGCCAGTAGCATCGGATATATTGTACTGAAACCGGCCTGGAACAGTCCGGATTTGGTTTGGATGCAGACTGGACATTGTTGTTTGCTCAACGCCACTTCGGGCAGAATGTAGGTCTTGTGAAAAAACGTAGCCATAATGGCAGGAAGTACTACACCCGGTAAGTAACTAGACAGACGTCCATAGTTACTTAGTCTCAGTTTGCTCCGATAGTGGTTATTTAAATACACACTGGAAACTACCGTCGATGCTCCCAAGATACCGGCTGTGTACATGATGGGCCATCTGAAAGAAAAATCAATCTTCAATCGCGAGCAATTAGAGCATTTCTGAATCACCTACGATTCTCCTTTGTTTTCCCATCCATCGACGATTCGCAAAAAGTACACCAAAGCTTCCTTTTCACTCAATCTTACGGCATCCGCTGGAATTTTATTGTCTTTAGTCAAAGATAATGCCATTATTGCTGAGAAATGACCGGCATcaatgttttgaaattttagttCTTTGACGTTCGTGATGCAACAACAACATTCGCCACCTGTCCGTGAGTAACTGAAACTAGCACTAATTTTTATAGTACGTACTGACTGGCAGCCCGAATGGCACTCACTTCACTTCAACCCCTATATAAAGTGACAGAATGTGGTGAGTTTTTCCACGAACTGAACGAATGGGGTGGAAAATCTACGCCACTCGAATGTTTATACTGTCGTCATCAGCAAACTGACGACTCTCCTGCGTGTTCTCGCACGGTATGCTTTCATGCATATACTCATTGCCCCCGGTCAGAGAAGATTGTTTCATCGTGAACaccacaacgacgacgacgacgacacagCGGTGTACGGTCGGTGACAGAGTGAAAGTG
This genomic window from Malaya genurostris strain Urasoe2022 chromosome 1, Malgen_1.1, whole genome shotgun sequence contains:
- the LOC131426662 gene encoding uncharacterized protein LOC131426662 isoform X2, giving the protein MDGKTKENRRWPIMYTAGILGASTVVSSVYLNNHYRSKLRLSNYGRLSSYLPGVVLPAIMATFFHKTYILPEVALSKQQCPVCIQTKSGLFQAGFSTIYPMLLAPISAFMFATRHFTYRLPSITAQPREVFMLYRKMSSPITMAVIGLVAFNLMLSMFLTGKEIESVYKINLSLMDLEHRVENDSLQPIDN
- the LOC131426662 gene encoding uncharacterized protein LOC131426662 isoform X1, whose amino-acid sequence is MALSLTKDNKIPADAVRLSEKEALVYFLRIVDGWENKGESWPIMYTAGILGASTVVSSVYLNNHYRSKLRLSNYGRLSSYLPGVVLPAIMATFFHKTYILPEVALSKQQCPVCIQTKSGLFQAGFSTIYPMLLAPISAFMFATRHFTYRLPSITAQPREVFMLYRKMSSPITMAVIGLVAFNLMLSMFLTGKEIESVYKINLSLMDLEHRVENDSLQPIDN